In Capsicum annuum cultivar UCD-10X-F1 chromosome 7, UCD10Xv1.1, whole genome shotgun sequence, one genomic interval encodes:
- the LOC107877402 gene encoding uncharacterized protein LOC107877402 — translation MSILGNLYDATVETIARPLAYSLKKGGASYPKFRQTIVKMGQRYHDAAVGEEKAIETAANDLSHCVMLCAAWAAVYYEMDRYFDRRMQRALAVNQELKQLHQKALRIFEEKDQVYDKVMQEIFSPALSGGNASQTADGAKD, via the exons ATGAGTA TACTCGGCAATCTTTATGATGCTACGGTGGAGACCATAGCAAGGCCTTTAGCTTATAGCCTGAAAAAAGGTGGTGCCTCGTACCCTAAATTCAGGCAGACCATCGTCAAAATGGGTCAG AGATACCACGATGCAGCTGTTGGTGAGGAGAAGGCAATAGAAACAGCTGCCAATGATCTCAGTCATTGTGTG ATGTTATGCGCAGCGTGGGCCGCTGTATACTATGAAATGGATAGATACTTTGACCGCCGGATGCAGAGAGCCTTGGCAGTGAATCAAGAACTAAAGCAACTCCATCAAAAAGCCTTGAGAATATTCGAAGAAAAAGATCAAGTATACGATAAAGTCATGCAAGAAATTTTCAGTCCAGCACTCTCGGGAG GGAATGCTTCACAAACTGCAGATGGAGCTAAGGATTGA
- the LOC107878677 gene encoding lanC-like protein GCR2, translating into MGEMADRFFPNTMPSFIDEATVNQSLVEGEKDVLSELVYLPYGALCEKLKRVALNLKQTIVKETWVSKGGRISDYTMYTGALGTAFLLFKAYQVTRNKNDLAVCSDIIKACDSASRGSGRVTFICGQAGVYSLGAVVAKHSGDEQLCDRYLTKFKEIELPKDLPNELLYGRAGFLWACSFLNKNIGRDTISPAQIRAVVAEVMKSGRKMGKGRCSLMYEWHGKRYWGAAHGLAGIMHALMDMELKADEAEDVKATLRYMIRNRFPSGNYPSSEGSESDRLVHWCHGAPGVALTLIKAAKVFSSDEFLQAAVEAAEVVWNRGLLKRVGICHGVSGNSYVFLSLYRLTGKVEYLYKAKAFACFLHAKAQTLISEGVMHGGDRPYSLFEGIGGMAYLFLDMIEPMETRFPAYEL; encoded by the exons ATGGGCGAGATGGCAGATCGTTTCTTCCCAAACACCATGCCTAGTTTCATAGATGAAGCTACAGTTAACCAATCGTTGGTTGAAGGAGAAAAAGATGTATTGTCGGAGCTTGTATATTTGCCATATGGAGCCCTTTGTGAGAAGCTCAAAAGGGTTGCTTTGAACCTCAAACAAACG ATTGTAAAGGAGACATGGGTATCTAAAGGGGGACGTATTAGTGACTATACAATGTACACTGGAGCTTTGGGAACTGCTTTTTTGTTATTTAAAGCTTACCAAGTTACTCGTAACAAGAATGATCTTGCTGTTTGTTCTGATATTATCAAGGCTTGCGACTCTGCTTCCCGTGGTTCCGG GCGTGTGACTTTCATATGTGGTCAGGCTGGTGTTTATTCACTTGGTGCGGTTGTGGCCAAACACAGTGGGGATGAACAATTGTGTGACCGCTATCTGACAAAATTCAAAGAG ATTGAgcttcctaaagatcttccaaaTGAGTTGTTGTATGGGAGAGCTGGTTTCTTGTGGGCATGTTCGTTCTTAAACAAAAATATTGGTAGAGACACAATATCTCCAGCCCAAATT cGAGCAGTTGTTGCCGAGGTTATGAAGTCCGGACGAAAAATGGGGAAAGGAAGATGTTCTCTGATGTATGAATGGCATGGAAAAAGATACTGGGGTGCTGCTCACGGGCTAGCTGGGATAATGCATGCACTTATGGACATGGAACTGAAAGCAGACGAGGCCGAGGATGTGAAGGCCACACTGCGTTACATGATCCGAAATCGTTTTCCCAGTGGAAATTACCCCTCAAGTGAAGGAAGTGAATCGGATCGACTTGTGCATTGGTGCCACGGTGCTCCAGGTGTTGCCCTTACTCTAATCAAAGCAGCTAAG GTTTTCAGTAGTGACGAGTTTCTGCAGGCAGCTGTAGAAGCAGCCGAGGTGGTTTGGAATCGGGGCTTACTCAAACGCGTTGGAATTTGTCATGGTGTTAGTGGGAACTCTTATGTATTTCTTTCACTATATCGCTTGACAGGTAAAGTTGAGTACCTGTACAAGGCAAAGGCCTTCGCGTGCTTTCTGCATGCCAAAGCTCAAACACTTATATCAGAGGGAGTTATGCACGGAGGTGATCGTCCATACTCACTGTTTGAAGGAATCGGAGGAATGGCTTATCTCTTTCTCGACATGATAGAACCAATGGAGACGAGGTTTCCTGCTTATGAACTCTAG
- the LOC107878680 gene encoding lanC-like protein GCR2: protein MAERYYPNEMPDLTVQELVPENAKDSLIKLLSLPYDTIGQRLKQDAINLKDEVVRETWGAKGRRVYDYRLYTGTLGTAYLLFKSYQVTRNNDDLALCSEIIQACDAACDGSGPPTFIGGHAGIYALGAVAAKNIGDDQLCQQYLTKFKEIKLPIDLGDDLFYGRAGYLWACSFLNKHLGKGTISISQMRAIVNELIKSGRKLSKLENLKSPLMYESRGKRYWGAAHGLAGVVNALLDMELKEDEIEDVKGTLRYMIKNRFSSGNYRISERDESDVLVHWCHGAPGVALTLAKAAKVFGDEEFLEAAREAEEVVWKRGLLKRIGICHGISGNAYVFLSLYRLTGKEEYLYKSKAFACFLHDRAHTFISEGIMHKGDHPFSLFEGIAGMAHLFLDILEPSESRFPAYEL, encoded by the exons aTGGCAGAACGTTACTACCCAAATGAAATGCCAGACCTTACAGTTCAAGAATTGGTTCCTGAAAATGCAAAAGACTCACTCATCAAACttctttctcttccttatgaCACTATTGGTCAAAGGCTCAAGCAAGATGCAATCAACCTCAAAGATGAA GTTGTGAGGGAGACATGGGGAGCAAAAGGAAGACGTGTATATGACTATAGACTATACACTGGAACTTTAGGGACTGCATATTTACTATTCAAATCATACCAAGTTACTCGAAACAACGATGATCTTGCACTTTGCTCTGAAATTATTCAGGCCTGTGATGCTGCTTGTGATGGATCAGG ACCACCTACATTTATAGGGGGGCATGCAGGTATTTATGCTCTTGGTGCTGTTGCTGCTAAGAACATTGGTGATGATCAGTTATGTCAACAATATCTGACCAAATTCAAGGAG ATTAAACTTCCAATAGATCTTGGAGATGACTTGTTCTATGGAAGAGCAGGGTACTTATGGGCATGTTCTTTCTTAAATAAACATCTTGGCAAAGGCACAATATCTATATCCCAAATG AGAGCAATTGTGAATGAACTCATCAAGTCAGGTAGAAAACTGTCGAAATTAGAGaacttgaaatctcctctaatgtACGAGTCGAGGGGGAAAAGGTACTGGGGAGCAGCTCATGGATTAGCTGGAGTTGTTAATGCTCTACTGGACATGGAACTGAAAGAAGATGAGATTGAAGATGTTAAAGGGACATTAAGGTACATGATCAAGAATCGATTTTCTAGTGGAAATTATCGTATAAGTGAACGAGATGAATCGGATGTTCTTGTCCATTGGTGTCATGGTGCTCCTGGTGTTGCTCTTACCCTTGCAAAAGCAGCTAAG GTTTTTGGTGACGAGGAGTTTCTGGAAGCAGCCAGAGAAGCCGAGGAGGTAGTGTGGAAACGAGGCTTGCTCAAGCGAATCGGGATATGTCATGGAATAAGTGGCAATGCCtatgtttttctttcactttacaGGCTAACAGGCAAAGAAGAGTACTTGTACAAGTCAAAAGCATTTGCTTGTTTTCTACATGATAGAGCTCATACTTTTATCAGTGAGGGTATTATGCACAAAGGTGATCATCCTTTCTCCTTGTTTGAAGGCATTGCAGGAATGGCTCATCTATTTCTGGATATCCTCGAGCCGTCGGAGTCGAGGTTCCCTGCTTATGAACTCTAG
- the LOC107878679 gene encoding uncharacterized protein LOC107878679 translates to MSKTRAEEEEEREEDERFHDSFDRLLSSTNTSCSSSPSSDNEEEDLGSPSYDVPNPLPVPRFPKGVSNNYDVWISEPSSVEERRIRLLSQMGLARDPSLIRHRPSLSQSAAADYDAGDRGEIFGRSVSENHLKCSVAGGEGICNSINSKTSSIVRSKSDGDRNSSNCSCSHKNTKVISLNSTSVSSVQVNMANGVEGIVVHNYRNRSKSFCEDLLHNGNGSPRKPPTGKMRTDSTNGTCNLLPVLANNGVEEGLESNGDLGIEEQVCTIKSLDDGKEFVVKEAKEDGTLNKVKEVGTGRQLTMEEFEMCVGTSPIVQELMRRQNVEDGNKDSLDCNTNEDGETGSKSKKRGSWLKSIKNVAGAMTGYKERRSSDDRDTSSEKGGRRSSSATDDSQDASFHGPERVRVRQYGKSCKELTALYKSQEIPAHNGAIWTIKFSLDGKYLASAGEDCVIHVWQVTESERKGDLLLDKPEDGNLNLLLLANGSPEPTTISSSDGHPEKKRRGRLSISRKSGSFDHVLVPETVFALSEKPIASFQGHVDDVLDLSWSKSQHLLSSSMDKTVRLWHLSSKSCLKVFSHSDYVTCIQFNPVDDRYFISGSLDAKVRIWSIPERQVVDWNDLHEMVTAACYTPDGQGAFVGSYKGNCRQYNTSDNKLQQKAQINLQNKKKKAHQKKITGFQFVPGSTSEVLITSADSRIRVVDGADVVHKFKGFRNTNSQISASVTADGRYVVCASEDSHVYIWKHEGDSRPSRNRGVTITQSYEHFHCQDVSMAIPWPGISNNWRSPDSPLAEQNGHADHLDDVSTANHPPTPIEENDTECSPLVSGCSNSPLHGTLSSAMNSYFFDKFSATWPEEKLLFATKNRSPRVSVDASADYSNSLNQSKSAWGLVIVTAGRRGEIRTFQNFGLPIRI, encoded by the exons ATGAGCAAAACTAGggccgaagaagaagaagaacgcGAAGAGGACGAGCGATTTCACGACTCTTTTGACCGGTTACTTTCTTCTACTAACACTTCTTGTTCTTCCTCTCCTTCTTCTGATaacgaagaagaagatttgggttCCCCTAGTTATGATGTTCCTAACCCACTTCCGGTTCCCCGGTTCCCTAAAGGTGTATCGAATAACTATGATGTGTGGATCTCTGAACCTTCCTCAGTTGAAGAACGACGTATTCGACTCCTTAGTCAGATGGGTCTTGCCCGTGACCCGTCTCTCATTCGCCATAGACCTTCATTATCTCAGTCTGCTGCTGCTGACTATGATGCTGGCGATAGAGGTGAGATTTTTGGCAGATCGGTTTCAGAGAATCATCTGAAGTGTTCAGTTGCTGGAGGTGAGGGTATTTGTAATAGTATTAATTCCAAAACTAGTAGTATTGTTCGATCAAAATCGGATGGTGATCGAAATTCGTCTAATTGTTCTTGTTCTCATAAAAACACCAAAGTTATTTCATTGAATTCTACTTCCGTTTCATCCGTACAAGTAAATATGGCAAATGGGGTTGAAGGTATAGTTGTACATAATTATCGGAATCGTAGTAAAAGTTTCTGCGAGGATCTATTGCATAATGGCAATGGATCCCCGAGGAAGCCACCTACAGGGAAGATGAGGACTGATTCCACCAATGGGACATGTAATTTGTTGCCGGTACTGGCAAATAATGGGGTGGAGGAAGGGTTGGAGTCGAATGGGGATCTTGGAATTGAAGAGCAGGTGTGCACAATAAAGAGTCTTGATGATGGGAAGGAGTTTGTTGTTAAGGAAGCTAAGGAAGATGGGACGTTGAATAAAGTCAAGGAAGTGGGTACAGGAAGGCAGTTGACCATGGAAGAGTTTGAGATGTGTGTTGGGACTTCACCAATTGTTCAAGAACTGATGAGAAGGCAGAATGTAGAGGATGGGAATAAGGATAGTTTGGATTGTAATACAAATGAGGATGGTGAAACTGGATCCAAGTCGAAGAAGAGGGGAAGTTGGTTGAAGAGTATAAAAAATGTGGCTGGTGCTATGACAGGTTATAAGGAGCGGCGGAGCAGTGATGACAGGGATACATCATCTGAGAAGGGTGGCAGAAGGTCAAGCTCGGCTACGGATGATAGTCAGGATGCTTCTTTTCATGGGCCTGAAAGAGTACGTGTTCGGCAGTATGGGAAGTCCTGCAAAGAACTTACAGCACTGTATAAGAGCCAAGAGATACCGGCACATAATGGTGCTATTTGGACCATCAAATTTAGTTTGGACGGGAAGTATCTCGCTAGTGCTGGTGAGGACTGTGTAATACATGTCTGGCAGGTTACTGAATCAGAGAGGAAGGGTGACCTATTACTGGATAAACCAGAAGACGGGAATTTAAATCTCTTGCTTTTGGCGAATGGATCTCCAGAGCCAACTACAATTTCATCAAGTGATGGCCACCCAGAGAAGAAAAGAAGAGGAAGGTTGTCTATAAGTCGAAAATCAGGGAGTTTTGACCATGTTTTGGTACCGGAGACTGTCTTTGCACTTTCAGAAAAGCCCATCGCTTCATTTCAAGGGCATGTAGATGATGTGCTGGACCTCTCATGGTCCAAGTCTCAG CATCTGCTTTCATCGTCAATGGACAAAACAGTGCGGCTTTGGCATTTGTCTAGCAAATCTTGTTTAAAAGTCTTCTCACATAGTGATTATG TAACCTGCATCCAGTTTAACCCTGTTGATGATAGATACTTTATCAGTGGATCCCTAGATGCTAAGGTTCGCATATGGAGCATTCCGGAGAGGCAAGTTGTTGATTGGAATGATCTGCATGAGATGGTCACTGCTGCTTGCTATACACCAGATGGTCAG GGTGCATTTGTTGGTTCATACAAGGGGAATTGTCGTCAATACAACACATCAG ATAATAAACTGCAGCAGAAAGCTCAAATCAATctgcagaataagaagaagaaggctCACCAGAAGAAAATTACTGGTTTCCAG TTTGTGCCTGGGAGTACATCAGAAGTGCTTATAACATCTGCAGACTCGAGAATCCGGGTGGTTGATGGTGCTGATGTTGTTCACAAGTTCAAAG GTTTTCGCAATACAAACAGCCAAATCTCTGCCTCTGTGACTGCTGATGGTAGATATGTGGTCTGTGCCAGTGAGGACTCGCACGTCTATATCTGGAAACATGAAGGTGATTCGCGTCCAAGCAGGAATAGGGGTGTTACCATTACACAGTCGTATGAGCATTTCCATTGTCAAGATGTTTCAATGGCTATTCCTTGGCCTGGCATATCCAATAATTGGAGATCTCCCGATTCTCCGTTAGCGGAACAAAATGGGCATGCTGATCATCTCGATGACGTTTCCACTGCCAACCATCCGCCTACACCCATTGAAGAGAACGACACCGAGTGCTCACCTCTGGTATCTGGCTGTAGTAACAGTCCTCTTCATGGGACTTTAAGTAGTGCCATGAACAGCTACTTCTTTGATAAATTCTCAGCAACATGGCCCGAGGAAAAACTCTTGTTTGCTACGAAAAATCGTAGCCCTCGTGTCAGTGTAGATGCTAGTGCTGACTACTCCAACAGTTTAAACCAGTCCAAGTCCGCCTGGGGTTTGGTCATTGTAACTGCAGGCCGAAGAGGAGAAATCAGGACTTTCCAAAATTTTGGACTGCCAATCAGGATATAG